One Gemmatimonadota bacterium DNA window includes the following coding sequences:
- a CDS encoding RNA polymerase sigma factor RpoD/SigA — MEYTQQETQYAREASVQSYLKELRKYPPLSREEEQKVLRKAKQGNQAAIDKVITSNLRFVVSVALEYQGRGVPLADLIAEGNMGLMEALKRFDEERGFKFISYAVWWIRQCILNALKRTSNVVMPANRQEDMDRMARRWGQMTQELGRVPTLDEVASDMKISNKRAERALRCVRPDLSLSMPVDTAGEQPLQNILESDEEDPDQLVMYRDQSEFILRSLQDSLDPRERDVIRAYFGLDGGERQTLSDIGCSLGVTRERVRQIRNRALAKLQRYFRRGKVEDLV; from the coding sequence ATGGAATACACGCAACAAGAAACGCAGTACGCGCGCGAAGCTTCTGTTCAGAGCTATCTCAAGGAACTGCGCAAGTACCCCCCATTGAGCCGGGAGGAGGAACAAAAAGTCCTTCGCAAGGCCAAACAGGGAAATCAAGCGGCGATTGACAAGGTTATTACGTCAAATTTGCGTTTTGTCGTCAGTGTTGCACTGGAATATCAAGGGCGGGGTGTGCCCCTTGCCGATTTGATTGCCGAGGGCAATATGGGGTTGATGGAAGCCCTTAAGCGATTTGACGAGGAACGCGGGTTTAAGTTTATCAGCTATGCTGTGTGGTGGATTCGGCAGTGCATTCTCAATGCGCTCAAGCGCACGTCTAATGTGGTTATGCCTGCAAATCGCCAGGAGGATATGGACCGTATGGCGCGTCGCTGGGGGCAGATGACCCAGGAACTGGGGCGCGTGCCCACGCTGGACGAGGTTGCCAGCGATATGAAGATCAGCAATAAGCGCGCAGAGCGGGCGTTGCGCTGTGTGCGCCCAGATCTGTCTCTTTCTATGCCCGTAGATACGGCGGGCGAACAGCCGCTCCAGAATATACTCGAGTCCGATGAAGAGGATCCAGATCAACTCGTGATGTACCGGGATCAGTCCGAGTTTATATTGCGGTCTCTCCAGGATTCTCTGGACCCCCGGGAGCGAGATGTTATTCGCGCTTATTTTGGTCTCGACGGAGGTGAGCGCCAGACGCTGAGTGATATTGGCTGTTCTCTGGGTGTTACCCGAGAGCGCGTGCGCCAGATTCGCAACCGCGCGCTTGCCAAGTTGCAGCGATATTTTCGGAGAGGAAAAGTGGAAGATCTGGTCTGA